One genomic region from Halomicrobium zhouii encodes:
- a CDS encoding LURP-one-related/scramblase family protein gives MATGTQRDVIEGVDLTGDEYTVTQKLLRNKYKVYDEDGELILRAKQKLFKMKEEFPFTDPDGDDVFEIKAESILDHAGDYTLTEADSGDAIAVLDKNWTLLSHKWKIRDPDDERLLAKIESRGALLELVRNLPYIGIVTGLIPHKYSIEDTDGNDIGEIAGQLSLADTYEITVEDSGDADKEALVASAIAIDALEGN, from the coding sequence ATGGCAACAGGTACGCAACGCGACGTCATCGAAGGGGTCGACCTGACGGGGGACGAGTACACGGTCACGCAGAAACTGCTTCGCAACAAGTACAAGGTGTACGACGAGGACGGCGAGTTGATCCTCCGGGCGAAGCAGAAACTGTTCAAGATGAAAGAGGAGTTCCCGTTCACCGACCCGGACGGGGACGACGTCTTCGAGATCAAGGCCGAGAGCATCCTCGATCACGCGGGCGACTACACGCTGACCGAGGCCGACAGCGGCGACGCCATCGCCGTCCTCGACAAGAACTGGACGCTGCTCTCCCACAAGTGGAAGATCCGGGACCCGGACGACGAGCGCCTGCTCGCGAAGATCGAATCGCGGGGTGCGCTGCTGGAACTGGTCCGCAACCTTCCCTACATCGGGATCGTCACGGGGCTGATCCCCCACAAGTACTCCATCGAGGACACGGACGGCAACGACATCGGCGAGATCGCCGGCCAGCTCTCGCTGGCAGACACCTACGAGATCACCGTCGAGGACAGCGGCGACGCCGACAAGGAGGCGCTCGTCGCGTCGGCTATCGCCATCGACGCGCTGGAAGGCAACTGA
- a CDS encoding geranylgeranyl reductase family protein, with protein MHDFVVVGCGPAGSRFARRASEAGHDVLAFEQGTVGEPLACSGHVSTDIWEYTPEGAREELLQNEVYGARFHLGGADSEAHPFYKDDPVSNVIDRVGLDKLLAEAARDAGVDLREDHTVVGVEEHTDHVSVEVRGPDGVETHEAKFVAGCDGPNSRVRRELDLPEPDELLHGVLGFDPEPDHGEFVDVHLTVPEFFAWRIPRGEAGVEYGLAMGPNDDVRERFDALTAEYGADTENRCSGLIPIGPPDSVTGRRSFLIGDAAAQTKPFTGGGILYGMTAADHAARTIDPDDPATLDDYETAWRDDLRNEIRLGHVVRAGYSFPELLQRVGMKAFEGEIGVHMDRPTSVFSTDQLKALLSRS; from the coding sequence ATGCACGATTTCGTCGTCGTCGGCTGCGGCCCTGCCGGTTCCCGGTTCGCCCGCCGGGCCAGCGAGGCCGGGCACGACGTACTCGCCTTCGAGCAGGGCACCGTCGGCGAGCCCCTGGCCTGTTCGGGCCACGTGAGCACCGACATCTGGGAGTACACCCCCGAGGGCGCTCGCGAGGAGTTGCTCCAGAACGAGGTGTACGGCGCGCGCTTCCACCTCGGCGGTGCCGACAGCGAGGCCCACCCCTTCTACAAGGACGACCCGGTCTCGAACGTCATCGACCGCGTCGGCCTGGACAAGCTCCTGGCAGAGGCGGCCCGCGACGCGGGCGTCGACCTCCGCGAGGACCACACCGTCGTCGGCGTCGAGGAGCACACGGACCACGTGAGCGTCGAGGTGCGCGGCCCAGACGGCGTCGAGACCCACGAGGCGAAGTTCGTCGCCGGCTGCGACGGCCCGAACTCCCGCGTCCGGCGCGAACTCGACCTGCCCGAACCCGACGAGTTGCTCCACGGCGTGCTCGGCTTCGACCCCGAGCCAGACCACGGCGAGTTCGTCGACGTCCACCTCACCGTCCCGGAGTTTTTCGCCTGGCGCATCCCGCGCGGCGAGGCCGGCGTCGAGTACGGCCTGGCGATGGGACCGAACGACGACGTCCGCGAGCGCTTCGACGCCCTGACCGCGGAGTACGGCGCCGACACCGAGAACCGGTGTTCCGGGCTGATCCCCATCGGCCCGCCGGACAGCGTGACCGGCCGCCGGTCGTTCCTGATCGGCGACGCCGCCGCCCAGACCAAGCCCTTCACCGGCGGCGGCATCCTCTACGGCATGACCGCCGCCGACCACGCCGCGCGCACCATCGACCCCGACGACCCGGCGACGCTCGACGACTACGAGACGGCGTGGCGCGACGACCTCCGCAACGAAATCCGGCTTGGCCACGTCGTCCGCGCGGGCTACTCCTTCCCCGAACTCCTCCAGCGCGTCGGGATGAAGGCCTTCGAGGGGGAGATCGGCGTCCACATGGACCGGCCGACGTCCGTCTTCTCGACCGACCAGTTGAAAGCGCTCCTGTCACGATCCTGA
- a CDS encoding WD40/YVTN/BNR-like repeat-containing protein, protein MPTLYAALDDRVLVVDGERDEWLEHERLVTNDLECVAASSAAPERVFVGTVDEGLQRSTDGGDAWRTVHDPGDRVTAVTVSPHDPDTVWVGTEPSRVYRSTDGGESWEERPGVADLPSAERWSFPPRPDTHHVRWISVHPDDPERLYVAIEAGALVRTDDAGESWIDHPQGGRRDNHTLRTHPEAPDRVYTAAGDGYAESTDGGDSWHYPQDGLEHRYVWGLAVDPADPDAVVVSAASGAYAAHDPDGTSYVYRRTGGGSGSESADDGNADGGGADDTGGVHWEQAMDGLPGPEGLARAVLDAHATGFYALTNQGLYHSDDGWAWELCTLSWPSEYRRQVPSGLAVVG, encoded by the coding sequence ATGCCAACCCTCTACGCGGCCCTGGACGACCGGGTCCTCGTCGTCGACGGCGAGCGCGACGAGTGGCTCGAGCACGAACGGCTGGTCACCAACGACCTGGAGTGCGTCGCGGCGAGCTCCGCGGCGCCAGAGCGCGTGTTCGTCGGCACCGTCGACGAGGGGCTCCAGCGCTCCACCGACGGCGGGGACGCCTGGCGGACGGTCCACGACCCGGGCGACCGCGTCACGGCCGTCACCGTCAGCCCGCACGACCCCGACACCGTCTGGGTCGGCACGGAGCCCTCTCGCGTCTATCGGTCGACCGACGGCGGCGAGTCGTGGGAGGAGCGCCCCGGCGTCGCCGACCTGCCCTCGGCCGAGCGCTGGTCGTTCCCGCCGCGGCCGGACACCCACCACGTCCGGTGGATATCCGTCCATCCCGACGATCCCGAGCGGCTCTACGTGGCCATCGAGGCCGGCGCGCTCGTCCGTACCGACGACGCCGGCGAGAGCTGGATCGACCATCCCCAGGGCGGCCGGCGGGACAACCACACGCTCCGAACCCATCCCGAAGCGCCGGACCGGGTGTACACCGCGGCCGGCGACGGCTACGCCGAGTCGACCGACGGCGGCGATTCGTGGCACTACCCCCAGGACGGCCTGGAGCACCGCTACGTCTGGGGGCTGGCCGTGGACCCCGCCGACCCCGACGCGGTCGTGGTGTCCGCGGCCAGCGGCGCCTACGCCGCGCACGACCCCGACGGCACGTCCTACGTCTACCGGCGGACCGGCGGCGGGAGTGGCAGCGAAAGCGCCGACGACGGGAACGCCGACGGCGGGGGCGCCGACGATACCGGCGGGGTCCACTGGGAGCAGGCGATGGACGGCCTCCCCGGACCGGAGGGGCTGGCCCGCGCCGTCCTCGACGCCCACGCCACCGGCTTCTACGCCCTGACGAACCAGGGGCTCTACCACAGCGACGACGGCTGGGCCTGGGAGCTGTGTACCCTCTCGTGGCCGAGCGAGTACCGGCGACAGGTGCCAAGCGGCCTCGCCGTGGTCGGCTGA
- the uvrA gene encoding excinuclease ABC subunit UvrA, translated as MTKEYIEVRGAEEHNLKDVDVEIPREELTVVTGLSGSGKSSLAFETIYAEGQRRYIESLSAYARNFLGQMDKPQVETVEGLSPAISIDQKNAANNPRSTVGTVTELHDYLRLLYARVGTPHCPECGREVGTQSAQNMVRRMLELPEGTRAKIAAPVVRDQKGAFEDLFDDLVADGYARVEVDGEEYDLTMDRPELDENYDHTIDVVVDRVKVSEERRSRITDSVETALEEAEGVIKVILPDAPEDVEIGGATARRTGDLAAGDDEGDGEDADDADDANRLVVEFSEELACTHCGIDISEIETRSFSFNSPHGACPECEGIGQAKEVDPDLVVQDPSKPLKNVFEPWSYNRSYYRTRLDAVAQHFDVLLATPWEDIDEDVQRQFLWGTDRQVEFSRSTRNGTRRKTKRFEGVIPNLERRYVETDSDGTRDHIEKYMAVTACPSCDGTRLKDESRAVLVDGTSITEVNRMSIGDALEHFEGLEANLGARDTKIAEEILKEIRARLGFMCEVGLEYLTLDREASTLSGGESQRIRLATQIGSGLVGVLYVLDEPSIGLHQRDNDRLLNTLEELRDLGNTLIVVEHDTETMRRADTVVDMGPGPGKRGGEVVANQPVDELMENPDSVTGEYLSGERAIPVPSERRESNGAITIEGARQHNLKDLDVDLPLGNFTAITGVSGSGKSTLMHDVLYKGLAREMNDNTSVDPGEHDAIEGLDQIETVRLIDQSPIGRTPRSNPATYTNVFDHIRELFAETSLAKQRGYEKGRFSFNVKGGRCEACGGQGTVTIEMNFLSDVSVPCEECDGARYNDETLDVTYKDATIADVLDMEVSEAFEFFEGHTGIRRRLKLLKDVGLGYMTLGQPSTTLSGGEAQRVKLAEELGKKDSGETLYLLDEPTTGLHPEDERKLIDVLHRLTDNGNTVVVIEHELDLVKNADHVVDLGPEGGEKGGHIVGEGTPEEVAQTEDSHTGRYLRDLLPDVELEGPRADREMAAPSADD; from the coding sequence ATGACAAAGGAGTACATCGAGGTCCGCGGCGCCGAGGAACACAATCTCAAGGACGTCGATGTCGAGATTCCCCGCGAGGAACTGACGGTCGTCACGGGACTGTCCGGATCGGGGAAATCGTCGCTCGCCTTCGAGACGATCTACGCCGAGGGCCAGCGACGCTACATCGAATCGCTCTCCGCGTACGCGCGGAACTTCCTCGGCCAGATGGACAAGCCGCAGGTCGAGACCGTCGAGGGGCTCTCCCCGGCTATCTCCATCGACCAGAAGAACGCCGCCAACAACCCACGCTCGACGGTCGGGACCGTCACCGAACTGCACGACTACCTGCGCCTGCTGTACGCCCGCGTCGGGACGCCCCACTGCCCGGAGTGTGGCCGCGAAGTGGGCACCCAGAGCGCCCAGAACATGGTCCGCCGAATGCTCGAACTGCCCGAGGGAACCCGGGCGAAGATCGCCGCCCCGGTCGTCCGCGACCAGAAGGGCGCCTTCGAGGACCTGTTCGACGACCTCGTCGCCGACGGCTACGCCCGCGTCGAGGTCGACGGCGAGGAGTACGACCTCACGATGGACCGGCCGGAACTCGACGAGAACTACGACCACACCATCGACGTCGTCGTCGACCGCGTGAAGGTCAGCGAGGAACGGCGCTCCCGCATCACCGACTCCGTCGAGACGGCGCTCGAAGAGGCCGAAGGCGTGATCAAGGTGATCCTCCCCGACGCACCGGAGGACGTCGAGATCGGCGGCGCGACCGCCCGGCGAACAGGCGACCTGGCCGCTGGCGACGACGAAGGCGACGGCGAGGACGCGGACGACGCCGACGACGCCAACCGCCTCGTCGTCGAGTTCTCCGAGGAACTGGCCTGCACGCACTGCGGCATCGACATCTCCGAGATAGAGACGCGCAGTTTCTCCTTCAACAGCCCCCACGGCGCGTGCCCGGAGTGTGAGGGGATCGGCCAGGCCAAGGAGGTCGATCCCGACCTCGTCGTCCAGGACCCCTCCAAGCCGCTCAAGAACGTCTTCGAGCCCTGGAGCTACAACCGGTCGTACTACCGCACTCGCCTCGACGCCGTCGCCCAGCACTTCGACGTCCTGCTCGCGACGCCGTGGGAGGACATCGACGAGGACGTCCAGCGACAGTTCCTCTGGGGCACCGACCGGCAGGTCGAGTTCAGCCGCAGCACCCGGAACGGCACCCGGCGCAAGACCAAGCGCTTCGAGGGCGTCATCCCGAACCTCGAACGCCGCTACGTCGAGACCGACTCCGACGGCACCCGCGACCACATCGAGAAGTACATGGCCGTCACCGCCTGCCCGTCCTGCGACGGCACCCGACTGAAGGACGAATCGCGGGCCGTCCTCGTGGACGGAACGTCCATCACCGAGGTCAACCGGATGTCCATCGGCGACGCGCTCGAACACTTCGAGGGCCTGGAGGCCAACCTCGGCGCCCGGGACACCAAGATCGCCGAAGAGATCCTCAAGGAGATCCGCGCCCGCCTCGGCTTCATGTGCGAGGTCGGCCTGGAGTACCTCACCCTGGACCGGGAGGCCTCCACGCTCTCGGGCGGGGAGAGCCAGCGCATCCGGCTGGCGACCCAGATCGGGTCGGGGCTGGTGGGCGTGCTGTACGTCCTCGACGAGCCATCCATCGGGCTCCACCAGCGCGACAACGACCGCCTGCTCAACACGCTCGAAGAGCTCCGCGACCTCGGCAACACGCTGATCGTCGTCGAGCACGACACCGAGACGATGCGGCGGGCCGACACCGTCGTCGACATGGGCCCCGGCCCGGGCAAGCGCGGCGGCGAGGTCGTCGCCAACCAGCCCGTCGACGAGCTGATGGAGAACCCCGACAGCGTCACCGGCGAGTACCTCTCGGGCGAACGGGCGATCCCGGTGCCGAGCGAACGGCGCGAGTCGAACGGCGCGATCACTATCGAGGGCGCCCGCCAGCACAACCTCAAGGACCTCGACGTGGACCTCCCGCTGGGCAACTTCACCGCCATCACGGGCGTCTCAGGCTCGGGCAAGTCCACCCTGATGCACGACGTGCTGTACAAGGGCCTCGCTCGCGAGATGAACGACAACACCAGCGTCGACCCCGGGGAACACGACGCCATCGAGGGCCTGGACCAGATCGAGACGGTCCGCCTCATCGACCAGTCGCCCATCGGCCGCACCCCGCGCTCCAACCCCGCGACCTACACCAACGTCTTCGACCACATTCGCGAGTTGTTCGCCGAGACCAGCCTCGCCAAGCAGCGGGGCTACGAGAAGGGTCGCTTCTCGTTCAACGTCAAGGGCGGCCGCTGTGAGGCCTGCGGCGGGCAGGGCACCGTCACCATCGAGATGAACTTCCTCTCGGACGTCTCCGTCCCCTGCGAGGAGTGCGACGGCGCACGCTACAACGACGAGACCCTCGACGTCACCTACAAGGACGCCACCATCGCCGACGTGCTGGACATGGAGGTCTCCGAGGCCTTCGAGTTCTTCGAGGGCCACACCGGCATCCGCCGCCGGCTCAAACTCCTCAAGGACGTCGGCCTGGGTTACATGACGCTCGGCCAGCCCTCGACCACCCTCTCGGGTGGTGAGGCCCAGCGCGTCAAACTCGCCGAGGAACTCGGCAAGAAGGACTCCGGCGAGACGCTGTACCTCCTGGACGAGCCCACCACCGGGCTCCACCCCGAGGACGAGCGCAAACTCATCGACGTCCTCCACCGCCTCACCGACAACGGCAACACCGTCGTCGTCATCGAACACGAACTCGACCTGGTGAAGAACGCCGACCACGTCGTCGACCTCGGCCCCGAGGGCGGCGAGAAGGGCGGCCACATCGTCGGCGAGGGAACTCCCGAGGAGGTCGCCCAGACCGAGGACTCCCACACCGGGCGCTACCTGCGCGACCTGCTCCCCGACGTGGAACTGGAGGGCCCCCGTGCCGACCGCGAGATGGCCGCGCCCTCGGCTGACGATTAA